The nucleotide window CCAATTTGACTTGTCATCTTTCACTCATTTTAAGTACATAGTACATACCAACTGTTAAAATCTGCACTCACTACTAAATCCAATTGTGAACAAATATAGACAAGAATGATACATGGATTGACAGCGACCTATAAATTGTATACACTTGTTTACTTCCACCATAGGGAACATGATTTCTTAGGGAGACcaatcttcctcttcctcatcCTCAGTTTCTTCATCCTCACCACTTTCCTGCAAATGTTTAAAATCTGCTTAGTAAATTGCAATTGACCAACAATGGGCATTGCTTGTAAGATAAGGTTCAGCTTATTAATCACAAAGATCATGCAAGTTTACCTTTCTCTCTGTATATTCTGCCATGGCCTTGTCAAACTCCGCCCGTTTCTCCATCGCTATATCATAATATTGAACCTTTTCCTaatataagaagaagaagaaaaacaattaataaaGAAATGATATCCGCTATTTCTGGCCTAAATTACCATTGTTAGGGAAACTAGtaaacagtaaataaaattaaaaaaaaatcctttgaAGCTTCATGACATTGGATGAGTAACAAGTAAGAAAAGTCCAAAACCATGGGCATTTAGGAAAGAACAGTTCCATGGTTCAGCCAGCATCACTTGGATGTAAATCTAATGAACCTAAGGTGGATCAGTATTTAAGTCAGTCGTGATCCACTATAATAAATGGCTTgagtgaaaaggaaaattacaCATACATCAAACAAGTCTACATTGGTGAATGGGTCATAGTTAACCAAACTACAGGTCAGAACATTATGTTAAATCGACCCAAAGGTTTCAAGAGAGTCATATTTCATCAAGCAAGGAGTACAAAGGTACTTTAACATGCAACGCAACAATGTGCGGAGTGACACATATTTGATCAATCATCAAACATTTTTGGCAATATGCACTACAATATTGGGGTTTCTTAAACATAGATAACTGAATTGTTATTGGTAAATAACCTTTGCCAAGACAAAACTACCTATTATTGGTATTGACTTCACAGTCAATGATGAAATCAAGTCTTCAATACAGAAATTTAGAGAgggcaaaaacaaaacaaaactaaaaacttaAATGTCAACTGAAGTATACAAAGACCACAAACCTCATATGCCATTGTTTTCCACTTCTCTCCACATGCCCTTCCAATCTGAAGATGAAATGGAATGAGCAACAGATAAGAAACAAGCAAAAAGTAAAACAGAGTACCGCATGAGCTACATCTTAACTTACATCGCGCATTGACTTGACACCTGgattttgttcttgaaattcCTTACGAAAATCCTCCCTTAAACATAAGAAAACCCAATTTAAGACACTAAAATCTCCAGGGATTTATGGCTCTTCATATATGAGAAGGCTGCTCAGACTGAGCTTCACAAATATTGTTTTCATTGAGGCATTATAaagtataataaaaaaaccgaCATTGTATTTGGAAATCTCCCCCTCTAAAAAATAAAGGTCTAACTGAAATTTTCTTAACTAAACATATGCATTTATAACTTGGCCTTCCAAAAAGTGTATTGAATTTATCATCTATGATAACAATTCCATTAACATGGCCTCCCTGCATTCACCCACAATAACACATTGGAACATGCCCATGAATTGCATATGGCGTACTAAAGAAACTCCAGCATAGAAATGAAGACCCACTTTATTGAAACATCTGTTAACTTCCATACAAATAAACTATTGAAAAATATGGTGCTGGTGCTTTCAATGGTGTTGAATACCCTACAAAACTACTGAGGTCAATTCTATATATAACATCCAAGTAGGCACCCATAGTCTAAAGTCTAAAGTCCAGAACCATAATCACACCAAATGATGAATTCATATATACCCAACCAGAAACTAACACAAGCACACAATAAACATCATCATGTTGGTAATTTAAGTACCACAGACATGCATTTTGCATGGTGAAACATGTCTAATAACTATAGATGACACATGAAAAGGAACGAAAGAAGGAACATACAAGAAATAGAAGAAAGCAGTTGGTGGTTTCTTGGGAATCTTGGCATCAAGTTTtgcactttttttcttctgcttgGTTTTGGACTTCTGTACTGAAATGGCTCTCTTCCCCTCACTGCTGCTTAACCTTGCTGACCTCCTTGTCCCCTCACTTTGTTTGACCTTCAACACCATCTGCCTAAATTTTTCAAGAACTTCTTTCAATTATCATCGACCTCTTAGGGAGAAAATGAAGCAAAACAACATATTCAGCCCTCAATATCGCACCATGAAAACACACTAGACTCAAAAACCCTTCATGGAGTTTAGCCTCACGTGAGGACTAAACATTTAGAACAACATAAATCATAACCCTAACAAATTTATTCCCCTCCTAGTCACCtctgtttcttctttcttttatataagccaaatttctcagcaaccagCCAGAGAGGTCATAATAACCTAATGAAActaaaataaactgaaagaaaCGGAACTCTCAATGTTCAATTTCTCACTTTTAAACTAACAAAACAAACCCCCACCACCCAACTGAGCCTAACACAACTTCTTGGCTAAGCAGAAGTGAGTTCTCCACATTATTGAATGCACAACAACACAACCCATTAAACAAAATAACCACACACAAAATCCTACTTCTTgctttagttttccttttccatTTATTGAGCTACCATATAGTCAAAAGGCATTAAACTGTGATGAACATGTGGtgaggaaaaaggaaatacaGATGAAgtagaaggaagaagaagatattacCCAGTTGACGCTTCTGTGGGTGCCCTCGGGGAGGAAGACGAGCGAGATTGCTGAGACTTTTTAGTTTC belongs to Prunus persica cultivar Lovell chromosome G4, Prunus_persica_NCBIv2, whole genome shotgun sequence and includes:
- the LOC18778462 gene encoding high mobility group B protein 14 isoform X1; the protein is MAKETKKSQQSRSSSSPRAPTEASTGQMVLKVKQSEGTRRSARLSSSEGKRAISVQKSKTKQKKKSAKLDAKIPKKPPTAFFYFLEDFRKEFQEQNPGVKSMRDIGRACGEKWKTMAYEEKVQYYDIAMEKRAEFDKAMAEYTERKESGEDEETEDEEEEDWSP
- the LOC18778462 gene encoding high mobility group B protein 14 isoform X2, which translates into the protein MVLKVKQSEGTRRSARLSSSEGKRAISVQKSKTKQKKKSAKLDAKIPKKPPTAFFYFLEDFRKEFQEQNPGVKSMRDIGRACGEKWKTMAYEEKVQYYDIAMEKRAEFDKAMAEYTERKESGEDEETEDEEEEDWSP